From the genome of Triticum aestivum cultivar Chinese Spring chromosome 3B, IWGSC CS RefSeq v2.1, whole genome shotgun sequence, one region includes:
- the LOC123064351 gene encoding uncharacterized protein, which produces MTSIPEIYSLPDTFSNLGGSCSDQELISSLREYRILEPTPYFEPHRKINHAAARLKNLPWKFIRLKLEAMEGWTTDEGTWSQKKLVSIPNTSQGNSPNSAKFVGTKTTLEFKPTGAKRGVVGMTQYHLLRTMKDRPGLYLDEDLALCHVFPLEGKAKGARNRNGKRSRSGYEVDPHEPITHAGVEELDQMMSNSKKYPVLDVGMDVQDLLFADQPSKHWQSFTKIHTKNPKLMYAACNHCDTVLKLTGGTKCGTGSLRHHSDSCRCKPKQEQLPGNSSPMPIQSIALQAITE; this is translated from the exons ATGACAAGCATCCCTGAGATCTACTCCCTCCCTGACACCTTCTCCAACCTTGGGGGAAGCTGTTCCGACCAGGAGTTGATATCTTCTCTCAGAGAATACCGTATATTGGAGCCCACACCTTACTTCGAGCCCCACCGCAAAATCAACCATGCAGCAGCCCGACTCAAAAACTTGCCGTGGAAATTTATTCGCCTTAAGTTGGAGGCCATGGAAGGCTGGACGACTGATGAAGGGACTTGGTCGCAGAAAAAATTGGTCTCCATCCCTAACACCTCCCAAGGCAATTCCCCCAACTCCGCTAAATTCGTGGGGACCAAGACGACGCTCGAGTTCAAACCTACGGGTGCTAAAAGGGGGGTTGTTGGCATGACGCAGTACCACCTACTTAGGACTATGAAAGATCGCCCTGGATTGTATTTGGAT GAGGATCTGGCTTTATGTCACGTCTTCCCGCTGGAAGGGAAAGCCAAGGGCGCCCGGAACCGGAATGGCAAAA GATCACGATCAGGATATGAAGTGGATCCACACGAACCCATTACCCATGCCGGCGTGGAAGAATTGGACCAAATGATGTCCAATTCCAAAAAGTATCCAGTTCTAGACGTGGGGATGG ATGTTCAGGATCTGCTCTTCGCTGATCAACCGTCAAAACATTGGCAAAGCTTCACCAAGATACACACCAAAAATCCCAAACTTATGTACGCAGCGTGCAACCACTGCGACACGGTGTTGAAGTTAACAGGTGGTACCAAATGTGGCACAGGCTCCCTCAGGCATCATAGTGACTCCTGCCGATGCAAACCCAAGCAGGAGCAGCTGCCCGGCAACTCTTCACCGATGCCTATTCAGTCGATTGCATTGCAGGCCATCACGGAATAA